In Phycisphaerae bacterium, the genomic stretch GTGATGCGCGTGATCGTGCTGTTCGTCACCTTCATGGCCGTGATGCCCATACGTCCCGGCGACAAGGCTGCGATAGACTTCCTGCACGCCGCTGCCATGGATCATCAGGAACGCACAGAGCGCGAGTCCCCCGGTGATCGCCAGGTTGCCCGTCGCCGTGCCGCCGATGTTCTGCAGCTTGCCTCCGGACGCGAACCGAATGATGTCCGCCAGGGGAATCAGGCCCAGCAGATTGCAGAACAGAATGAAGAAAAACAGCGTCCAGAGGAACGGCATGAACCGGTCCGTGCGGTGTTTCAGAACCGGACGCGCCACTTCCTCGCGGATGAACTGCAACAGCGCCTCGAACAGATTCATGAGCGAGCCGCGCGGCGGGTTCGGCACCGCGCCGCCGCCCGCGTAGGCCCGCGCCAACCACGGGAAGATCAGCAAGCACAACAGCGCCGCTACCAGCGTCATCAGCAGTTGATTGGTGAAGTAGAACTCGTGACTCAGCGGAAAGCCGAGCAACGGAATCTCGTTGGCGCCGAAGTCGAGGTTCGTCGGCAGCAACTGGAAAAAGCGGTGCGGCAGGACGTGGTCGACCGGATCGTGGGCAGCCAGCGTCAACACGGGCGTGTCACTCCGCGTGCGGGGGATGCGGGGCGTAAACGCGGCGGACAATAGTAACGATCAGGACCGTCTCCGCCACTAACAGCAAGAGATATATCGCCAGAATGCACGCCAGGAATGGCGTCAGCGGCGGTTCGACGAACGCTTCGTAGCCGATGGCGAGCGCACCCGTGACCAGGAGACGGATAGCCGTCGCGCCAAACGCGGTCATTGGTGCGTGCTGTGGCCAGTACGTCGCCACTACGCCCAGCGGGATGGCAGCCAGCACGCCGCCGACCAGGCAGATTACCGCCGCCGCATACAGCGTCGCCACGCCGGGTGGTCCCCAGCGCTCGGCCACCGGGCCGCGTCCGAGGCCGACGGCGAGCACGACGACCGCCGTCAGCACGACGATCTGTAAGAGCGTGTATTTCATAGCACTTACAGCCCAAGCCGCTTGGACTCACGGAGCATACGATATAGCCCGAGTGCCGTGCCGAGCAGGAGCCCGCCGAGCAGGCCCCAGGGTTCCCAGCCGCGCCGCTGGTCGAGCCACCAGCCTCCATAGCCGAAAACGCCCAGGTAGGCGAGGAACTCGAGGACGAGAGCATACATCCGCAGCCAGCCGACCGGCAATCGTCCGTCCGGGTGGTCCTGCTCATCGCCGGATTCAGACCGCTTGGCCGACATCGCTGACCGCGGGCTCCCGAGGTGCAAGCGGGCGGCTATACCCACAACGCCGCCCTCGGCACATGACGCCCAACGGGGCGCTTCCGATTCGTTGGTCCCTAAGTCTATGCGCGATCCGTGCCCCCGACAACGCCGAAAACATTGCTCACGCGCCGCCCGCGCGACAGCGCAATTCTCGCCGCTCCACCGCTGCTCGACGCGCCGTTCCGGCGTACTCGGACGGCCGGCGGGGGTCGGGTCGCCACTTGGAAAAACTCCCCGACTGGGGTACAACGATCCGTGTTCGCGCGCGACGACACCATCTGACAA encodes the following:
- a CDS encoding F0F1 ATP synthase subunit A; translation: MLTLAAHDPVDHVLPHRFFQLLPTNLDFGANEIPLLGFPLSHEFYFTNQLLMTLVAALLCLLIFPWLARAYAGGGAVPNPPRGSLMNLFEALLQFIREEVARPVLKHRTDRFMPFLWTLFFFILFCNLLGLIPLADIIRFASGGKLQNIGGTATGNLAITGGLALCAFLMIHGSGVQEVYRSLVAGTYGHHGHEGDEQHDHAHHNRRAGMSPALAVLVAFPLYVWNFAPHVFKPAPGSSVAAAIVLTVLDVIMWLVLLLLELIGAVIKPFALMIRLFANMVAGHIVLGSILLLIFTAKSVVMGYTVGAISTVGCVALNCLELFVAFLQAYIFVFLTTLFISMAVAPEH
- a CDS encoding AtpZ/AtpI family protein encodes the protein MSAKRSESGDEQDHPDGRLPVGWLRMYALVLEFLAYLGVFGYGGWWLDQRRGWEPWGLLGGLLLGTALGLYRMLRESKRLGL